The following proteins are co-located in the Leishmania donovani BPK282A1 complete genome, chromosome 26 genome:
- a CDS encoding GDP-mannose 4,6 dehydratase, putative, producing MPLNGTAGAGAPSPSAHPQAGTASCTRSSTTDLTEHPAVPTAHSEAHARGLLQSLPGNRILVTGGSGFIGSAFIRHLLMYAPASVHVFNLDTLEYCAGVDAVLGPLAATRDDDRAAADSRAPASEGANGTVASCFSSCDVSPVSRYHFIAGSILDATRVLEALRTHHIDIIVHMAAQTHVDHSFSRSILFTQVNVVGTHTLLECARQYGQLTRFLYMSTDEVYGETPATAQPANEASTVLCPTNPYAATKAAAEHLVSAYYHSFKLPMLISRGNNVFGPGQYPEKVIPSFIVHALRRERLPIHGDGHHQRSFIYVDDVARALCTILVRGGVGEVYNIASEREFSVHEVAQRVVACAAGDDHDKVIAASHADFDASYVRYVADRAYNDARYCTGSEKLAALGWAQEVSFEEGLRRTVGWYRRHPLKAGGYWRGAGEAGATAPCTDQPYLL from the coding sequence ATGCCTTTGAACGGTactgctggcgctggtgctccGTCACCGAGCGCGCATCCGCAGGCTGGTACAGCTTCGTGCACCaggagcagcaccaccgatCTTACTGAGCACCCTGCGGTACCGACAGCTCACAGTGAAGCCCACGCGCGCGGCCTTCTTCAAAGCCTCCCAGGCAACCGTATCCTCGTCACtggtggcagcggcttcaTCGGTAGCGCCTTCATCCGCCACTTGCTCATGTACGCTCCGGCGTCGGTGCACGTATTTAACCTGGACACGCTCGAGTACTGCGCCGGTGTTGACGCGGTCCTCGGACCCCTCGCTGCGACGAGAGATGATGatcgcgcagccgcggacagtcgcgcgccggcgtcggagGGTGCGAACGGCACTGTCGCTTCTTGTTTCTCGTCCTGTGACGTCTCACCAGTATCACGTTACCATTTCATCGCCGGTTCTATCCTGGATGCGACCCGTGTGCTAGAAGCACTGCGCACCCATCATATTGACATTATTGTGCACATGgccgcacagacgcacgtcGATCACAGCTTCTCCAGAAGCATACTCTTCACCCAGGTGAATGTTgtgggcacgcacacgctacTGGAGTGCGCGCGGCAGTACGGCCAGCTGACGCGCTTCTTATACATGAGCACGGATGAGGTGTACGGTGAAACCCCCGCGACAGCGCAGCCGGCTAACGAGGCGTCGACAGTGCTGTGCCCAACGAACCCGTACGCGGCGACGAAGGCCGCAGCGGAGCACCTCGTTTCCGCCTATTATCACTCATTCAAGCTGCCCATGCTTATCTCCCGCGGCAACAACGTCTTCGGGCCCGGCCAGTATCCTGAGAAGGTGATCCCAAGCTTCATtgtgcatgcgctgcgccgggaGCGGCTGCCGATCCACGGCGATGGCCACCATCAGCGCAGCTTCATCTATGTAGACGACGTGGCCAGAGCACTGTGCACCATTctcgtgcgcggcggtgtcggtgaAGTCTACAACATCGCCAGCGAGAGGGAGTTCTCTGTGCACGAGGTCGCGCAGCGGGTCGTTGCAtgtgccgccggcgacgaccACGACAAGGTGATCGCTGCCTCTCACGCGGACTTCGATGCCTCCTATGTGCGCTACGTAGCGGATCGCGCCTACAATGACGCGCGGTACTGCACCGGAAGCGAgaagctggcggcgctgggctGGGCGCAGGAGGTCTCGTTCGAAGAGGGGCTGCGCCGTACCGTCGGCTGGTATCGCAGGCATCCTTTGAAGGCTGGCGGGTACTGGAGAGGTGCAGGTGAGGCTGGCGCCACGGCCCCTTGCACCGACCAGCCGTATCTTTTATGA
- a CDS encoding kynureninase, putative, whose product MRNAAAETLLSTVSTTGMALTEDGFAEYMDEADPLREHRSSYHIPMMRDGTQFSYFAGNALGPQHVGVEASMAAFLKKWREQAVEGHLMQPTPWFEIDQMCVKDMAAIVGAKDTEVAIMNTPTVNLHLLLSTFYHSQGSKKKIMIDPHSFPSDGYCLLSQLETRGLNPAEDLIKITAPGTKDWNGPVTAIPMEAFLSAIDKRGDETAVIIVSAVQHLTGQWLDIPAIVKAAHAKKILVGVDCAHAVGNVPLHLHDWDVDFAFWCTCKYLSSGPGSIGGVFVHNKHTSGAIPLNHLSRRWGSEIQSCFPKHHSLEPATGASELHISTPSAACYMILAPSLKLMASVGMEAIRQKSLLLTAYLELLLSELVPPGCIEIVTPADPNQRGAQLSLRILPNKLKSGQAAAPGYQCGAGGADEMDDASLLQRQLLDEGVMIHRCSPDVVPVAPAPMYNSFADVLRAVRIIASLF is encoded by the coding sequence ATGCGCAACGCAGCGGCCGAGACGCTCTTGAGCACCGTCAGCACCACCGGCATGGCGCTGACGGAGGACGGCTTTGCGGAGTACATGGACGAGGCTGACCCGCTTCGTGAGCACCGCAGCTCGTACCACATTCCCATGATGCGTGACGGCACCCAGTTCTCGTACTTTGCTGGGAACGCGCTGGGGCCGCAGCACGTCGGCGTGGAGGCCTCTATGGCGGCCTTCCTCAAGAAGTGGCGCGAGCAGGCAGTTGAGGGGCACCTCATGCAGCCCACGCCGTGGTTCGAGATTGACCAGATGTGTGTCAAGGACATGGCAGCCATCGTGGGTGCCAAGGACACGGAGGTGGCCATCATGAACACGCCCACGGTGAACCTGCATCTTCTCCTGAGCACCTTCTACCACTCACAGGGCAGCAAGAAGAAGATCATGATAGATCCTCATAGCTTTCCGAGCGACGGCTACTGCCTCCTCTCGCAGCTTGAGACACGCGGGCTGAACCCCGCCGAGGACCTTATCAAGATCACGGCGCCGGGCACCAAGGACTGGAACGGCCCCGTCACTGCGATCCCGATGGAGGCTTTCCTCTCGGCCATAGACAAGCGCGGCGACGAGACGGCCGTAATCATCGTGTCAGCTGTACAGCACCTCACAGGACAGTGGCTCGATATCCCTGCCATCGTAAAGGCCGCGCACGCCAAGAAGatcctcgtcggcgtcgacTGCGCCCACGCCGTGGGCaacgtgccgctgcacctccatGACTGGGACGTCGACTTTGCGTTCTGGTGCACGTGCAAGTACCTGAGCAGTGGGCCCGGCAGCATCGGTGGTGTTTTCGTCCACAACAAGCACACATCCGGCGCCATCCCGCTCAATCACCTGAGCAGGCGCTGGGGCAGCGAAATCCAGAGTTGCTTCCCGAAGCACCACAGCCTCGAGCCGGCGACAGGCGCCTCGGAACTGCACATCAGCACCCCATCGGCTGCATGCTATATGATTCTGGCGCCGTCACTGAAGCTGATGGCGTCGGTTGGCATGGAGGCGATCCGGCAGAAGTCGTTGCTGCTTACGGCCTACCTGGAGCTGCTTTTGAGTGAGCTCGTGCCTCCAGGCTGCATCGAGATTGTGACACCGGCGGACCCGAACCAGCGCGGCGCCCAGCTCTCGCTCCGCATTCTTCCAAATAAGCTCAAGTCCGGCCAGGCGGCCGCTCCGGGGTACcagtgcggcgccggcggggcTGACGAGATGGATGACGCCTCCCTGCTGCAACGTCAGCTGCTTGACGAGGGCGTCATGATTCACAGATGCTCCCCAGACGTGGTGCctgtggcgccggcgcccaTGTACAACAGCTTCGCGGACGTCCTGCGTGCTGTACGCATCATTGCCTCCCTCTTCTAG
- a CDS encoding ribosomal protein L38, putative, with translation MPREIKTLKEFLAICSRKDARCVKVKHNPSATKFKVRCSRYLYTLVVNDKKKADKIERSIHPSVKKIAVTARSHAKTNAGSKQ, from the coding sequence ATGCCGCGTGAGATTAAGACCCTGAAGGAGTTTCTCGCCATCTGCTCCCGCAAGGATGCGCGGTGCGTGAAGGTGAAGCACAACCCCAGCGCCACCAAGTTCAAGgtccgctgcagccgctaCCTCTACACGCTGGTCGTGAACGACAAGAAGAAGGCCGACAAGATCGAGCGCTCCATCCACCCGTCCGTGAAGAAGATCGCCGTGACTGCCCGCTCGCACGCCAAGACGAACGCCGGCTCCAAGCAGTAA